A genomic stretch from Lagenorhynchus albirostris chromosome 12, mLagAlb1.1, whole genome shotgun sequence includes:
- the ZBTB24 gene encoding zinc finger and BTB domain-containing protein 24 isoform X1 — MAETSSEPSGQLVVHSDTHSDTILASFEDQRKKGFLCDITLIVENVHFRAHKALLAASSEYFSMMFAEEGEIGQSIYMLEGMVADTFSILLEFIYTGCLQASEKSTEQILATAQFLKVYDLVKAYTDFQNNHSSPKPPTLNTAGAPVVVISNKKNDHPKRKRGRPRKVNSLQEGKSELAAEEEIQLRVNNSVQNRQNFVVKEGDDGVLNEQIPAKELEESEPACEPGRGEEMPAEKDENCDPKIQDGQDTQNRCSKRRIRRSVKLKDYKLVGDEDDQGSAKRVCGRRKRPGGPEARCKDCGKVFKYNHFLAIHQRSHTGERPFKCNECGKGFAQKHSLQVHTRMHTGERPYTCTVCSKALTTKHSLLEHMSLHSGQKSFTCDQCGKYFSQKRQLKSHYRVHTGHSLPECNHCRRKFMDVSQLKKHLRTHTGEKPFTCEICGKSFTAKSSLQTHIRIHRGEKPYSCTVCGKSFSDSSAKRRHCILHTGKKPFSCPECNLQFARLDNLKAHLKIHSKEKHASDASSVSGNSNAEEVRNILQLQPYQLSTSGEQEIQLLVTDSVHNINFMPGPSQGISIVTAESSQNMTADQAANLTLLTQQPEQLQNLILSAQQEQTEHIQSLNMIESQMEPSQTEPVHVITLSKETLEHLHAHQEQTGELHLASASDPAQHLQLTQEPAPPPPAHQVPQSTPLSQEQS; from the exons ATGGCAGAAACATCATCAGAGCCTTCTGGGCAGCTGGTTGTACACTCAGACACTCACAGTGACACCATCCTGGCCAGTTTCGAGGATCAGAGGAAGAAAGGCTTCCTCTGTGACATTACTTTAATCGTGGAGAATGTGCATTTCCGGGCCCACAAAGCCTTACTTGCTGCCAGTAGTGAATACTTCTCAATGATGTTTGCTGAAGAGGGGGAGATTGGCCAGTCCATTTATATGCTGGAAGGCATGGTTGCCGACACGTTTAGTATCCTGCTGGAATTTATCTACACGGGTTGTCTCCAGGCCAGTGAGAAAAGTACAGAACAAATCCTGGCTACTGCCCAGTTCTTAAAAGTCTATGACCTGGTAAAGGCTTACACAGACTTTCAAAATAATCATAGCTCCCCAAAGCCACCGACTTTGAACACAGCTGGCGCTCCAGTGGTTGTTATTTCTAATAAGAAAAATGATCATCCAAAGCGGAAACGGGGAAGACCAAGAAAAGTCAACAGTCTGCAGGAGGGGAAATCAGAACTGGCTGCAGAGGAAGAAATACAGCTGAGAGTGAACAATTCAGTTCAGAATAGACAAAACTTTGTGGTTAAAGAGGGAGACGATGGTGTACTGAATGAACAGATTCCAGCAAAAGAATTGGAAGAATCTGAGCCGGCTTGTGAGCCAGGTAGAGGGGAGGAAATGCCAGCTGAAAAAGATGAGAACTGTGATCCCAAGATCCAGGATGGGCAGGACACCCAGAATCGGTGCAGCAAGCGGAGGATTCGGAGGTCCGTCAAACTGAAAGATTATAAACTAGTTGGGGATGAAGACGACCAGGGTTCAGCCAAGAGGGTCTGTGGAAGGAGGAAGCGCCCCGGTGGCCCCGAGGCCCGTTGTAAAGACTGTGGCAAAGTGTTTAAGTATAATCACTTTTTAGCAATCCACCAGAGAAGCCACACGG GGGAGCGACCTTTCAAATGTAATGAGTGTGGAAAAGGCTTTGCCCAGAAGCACTCCCTGCAGGTCCACACCCGGATGCACACAGGCGAGCGGCCGTACACCTGCACCGTGTGCAGCAAGGCTCTCACCACCAAGCACTCGCTGCTGGAGCACATGAGCCTGCACTCAG GACAGAAGTCTTTTACATGTGATCAGTGTGGAAAATATTTCAGCCAGAAAAGACAACTAAAGAGCCATTACCGAGTTCATACAG GCCACTCGTTACCGGAATGTAACCACTGCCGCCGCAAATTCATGGATGTGTCTCAGCTAAAGAAACATCTGCGGACACACACAG GTGAGAAGCCATTTACTTGTGAAATCTGTGGCAAATCTTTCACAGCAAAGAGTTCTCTTCAGACGCACATCAGGATCCATCG aggagaaaagccatattCCTGTACCGTGTGTGGCAAATCCTTCTCTGACTCGAGTGCCAAGAGGAGACACTGCATTCTGCACACGGGCAAAAAGCCTTTCTCCTGCCCTGAGTGTAACTTACAGTTTGCTCGCTTAGACAACTTGAAGGCTCACTTAAAAATTCATAGCAAAGAGAAACACGCGTCCGATGCCAGCAGCGTTTCCGGCAATAGTAATGCTGAAGAGGTCAGGAATATTCTTCAGCTGCAGCCCTATCAACTCTCTACCTCCGGAGAGCAGGAAATTCAGCTTCTTGTAACTGATTCTGTACATAACATCAATTTCATGCCTGGTCCTAGCCAAGGAATCAGCATCGTCACTGCAGAGAGTTCCCAGAACATGACGGCAGACCAGGCTGCTAACCTCACCCTGCTCACGCAGCAGCCAGAGCAACTGCAGAACTTAATTCTTTCAGCTCAACAGGAGCAAACAGAACACATTCAAAGCCTCAATATGATTGAAAGCCAGATGGAACCCTCACAGACCGAGCCAGTGCACGTCATCACACTTTCCAAGGAAACTCTGGAACATCTTCACGCCCATCAAGAGCAAACAGGGGAGCTCCATTTAGCAAGCGCTTCAGATCCGGCTCAGCACCTACAGCTGACACAGGAGCCTGCTCCGCCACCACCCGCCCACCAGGTGCCCCAGTCCACGCCGCTCAGCCAGGAGCAGAGCTGA
- the ZBTB24 gene encoding zinc finger and BTB domain-containing protein 24 isoform X2 has translation MAETSSEPSGQLVVHSDTHSDTILASFEDQRKKGFLCDITLIVENVHFRAHKALLAASSEYFSMMFAEEGEIGQSIYMLEGMVADTFSILLEFIYTGCLQASEKSTEQILATAQFLKVYDLVKAYTDFQNNHSSPKPPTLNTAGAPVVVISNKKNDHPKRKRGRPRKVNSLQEGKSELAAEEEIQLRVNNSVQNRQNFVVKEGDDGVLNEQIPAKELEESEPACEPGRGEEMPAEKDENCDPKIQDGQDTQNRCSKRRIRRSVKLKDYKLVGDEDDQGSAKRVCGRRKRPGGPEARCKDCGKVFKYNHFLAIHQRSHTGERPFKCNECGKGFAQKHSLQVHTRMHTGERPYTCTVCSKALTTKHSLLEHMSLHSGHSLPECNHCRRKFMDVSQLKKHLRTHTGEKPFTCEICGKSFTAKSSLQTHIRIHRGEKPYSCTVCGKSFSDSSAKRRHCILHTGKKPFSCPECNLQFARLDNLKAHLKIHSKEKHASDASSVSGNSNAEEVRNILQLQPYQLSTSGEQEIQLLVTDSVHNINFMPGPSQGISIVTAESSQNMTADQAANLTLLTQQPEQLQNLILSAQQEQTEHIQSLNMIESQMEPSQTEPVHVITLSKETLEHLHAHQEQTGELHLASASDPAQHLQLTQEPAPPPPAHQVPQSTPLSQEQS, from the exons ATGGCAGAAACATCATCAGAGCCTTCTGGGCAGCTGGTTGTACACTCAGACACTCACAGTGACACCATCCTGGCCAGTTTCGAGGATCAGAGGAAGAAAGGCTTCCTCTGTGACATTACTTTAATCGTGGAGAATGTGCATTTCCGGGCCCACAAAGCCTTACTTGCTGCCAGTAGTGAATACTTCTCAATGATGTTTGCTGAAGAGGGGGAGATTGGCCAGTCCATTTATATGCTGGAAGGCATGGTTGCCGACACGTTTAGTATCCTGCTGGAATTTATCTACACGGGTTGTCTCCAGGCCAGTGAGAAAAGTACAGAACAAATCCTGGCTACTGCCCAGTTCTTAAAAGTCTATGACCTGGTAAAGGCTTACACAGACTTTCAAAATAATCATAGCTCCCCAAAGCCACCGACTTTGAACACAGCTGGCGCTCCAGTGGTTGTTATTTCTAATAAGAAAAATGATCATCCAAAGCGGAAACGGGGAAGACCAAGAAAAGTCAACAGTCTGCAGGAGGGGAAATCAGAACTGGCTGCAGAGGAAGAAATACAGCTGAGAGTGAACAATTCAGTTCAGAATAGACAAAACTTTGTGGTTAAAGAGGGAGACGATGGTGTACTGAATGAACAGATTCCAGCAAAAGAATTGGAAGAATCTGAGCCGGCTTGTGAGCCAGGTAGAGGGGAGGAAATGCCAGCTGAAAAAGATGAGAACTGTGATCCCAAGATCCAGGATGGGCAGGACACCCAGAATCGGTGCAGCAAGCGGAGGATTCGGAGGTCCGTCAAACTGAAAGATTATAAACTAGTTGGGGATGAAGACGACCAGGGTTCAGCCAAGAGGGTCTGTGGAAGGAGGAAGCGCCCCGGTGGCCCCGAGGCCCGTTGTAAAGACTGTGGCAAAGTGTTTAAGTATAATCACTTTTTAGCAATCCACCAGAGAAGCCACACGG GGGAGCGACCTTTCAAATGTAATGAGTGTGGAAAAGGCTTTGCCCAGAAGCACTCCCTGCAGGTCCACACCCGGATGCACACAGGCGAGCGGCCGTACACCTGCACCGTGTGCAGCAAGGCTCTCACCACCAAGCACTCGCTGCTGGAGCACATGAGCCTGCACTCAG GCCACTCGTTACCGGAATGTAACCACTGCCGCCGCAAATTCATGGATGTGTCTCAGCTAAAGAAACATCTGCGGACACACACAG GTGAGAAGCCATTTACTTGTGAAATCTGTGGCAAATCTTTCACAGCAAAGAGTTCTCTTCAGACGCACATCAGGATCCATCG aggagaaaagccatattCCTGTACCGTGTGTGGCAAATCCTTCTCTGACTCGAGTGCCAAGAGGAGACACTGCATTCTGCACACGGGCAAAAAGCCTTTCTCCTGCCCTGAGTGTAACTTACAGTTTGCTCGCTTAGACAACTTGAAGGCTCACTTAAAAATTCATAGCAAAGAGAAACACGCGTCCGATGCCAGCAGCGTTTCCGGCAATAGTAATGCTGAAGAGGTCAGGAATATTCTTCAGCTGCAGCCCTATCAACTCTCTACCTCCGGAGAGCAGGAAATTCAGCTTCTTGTAACTGATTCTGTACATAACATCAATTTCATGCCTGGTCCTAGCCAAGGAATCAGCATCGTCACTGCAGAGAGTTCCCAGAACATGACGGCAGACCAGGCTGCTAACCTCACCCTGCTCACGCAGCAGCCAGAGCAACTGCAGAACTTAATTCTTTCAGCTCAACAGGAGCAAACAGAACACATTCAAAGCCTCAATATGATTGAAAGCCAGATGGAACCCTCACAGACCGAGCCAGTGCACGTCATCACACTTTCCAAGGAAACTCTGGAACATCTTCACGCCCATCAAGAGCAAACAGGGGAGCTCCATTTAGCAAGCGCTTCAGATCCGGCTCAGCACCTACAGCTGACACAGGAGCCTGCTCCGCCACCACCCGCCCACCAGGTGCCCCAGTCCACGCCGCTCAGCCAGGAGCAGAGCTGA
- the ZBTB24 gene encoding zinc finger and BTB domain-containing protein 24 isoform X3, which yields MAETSSEPSGQLVVHSDTHSDTILASFEDQRKKGFLCDITLIVENVHFRAHKALLAASSEYFSMMFAEEGEIGQSIYMLEGMVADTFSILLEFIYTGCLQASEKSTEQILATAQFLKVYDLVKAYTDFQNNHSSPKPPTLNTAGAPVVVISNKKNDHPKRKRGRPRKVNSLQEGKSELAAEEEIQLRVNNSVQNRQNFVVKEGDDGVLNEQIPAKELEESEPACEPGRGEEMPAEKDENCDPKIQDGQDTQNRCSKRRIRRSVKLKDYKLVGDEDDQGSAKRVCGRRKRPGGPEARCKDCGKVFKYNHFLAIHQRSHTGQKSFTCDQCGKYFSQKRQLKSHYRVHTGHSLPECNHCRRKFMDVSQLKKHLRTHTGEKPFTCEICGKSFTAKSSLQTHIRIHRGEKPYSCTVCGKSFSDSSAKRRHCILHTGKKPFSCPECNLQFARLDNLKAHLKIHSKEKHASDASSVSGNSNAEEVRNILQLQPYQLSTSGEQEIQLLVTDSVHNINFMPGPSQGISIVTAESSQNMTADQAANLTLLTQQPEQLQNLILSAQQEQTEHIQSLNMIESQMEPSQTEPVHVITLSKETLEHLHAHQEQTGELHLASASDPAQHLQLTQEPAPPPPAHQVPQSTPLSQEQS from the exons ATGGCAGAAACATCATCAGAGCCTTCTGGGCAGCTGGTTGTACACTCAGACACTCACAGTGACACCATCCTGGCCAGTTTCGAGGATCAGAGGAAGAAAGGCTTCCTCTGTGACATTACTTTAATCGTGGAGAATGTGCATTTCCGGGCCCACAAAGCCTTACTTGCTGCCAGTAGTGAATACTTCTCAATGATGTTTGCTGAAGAGGGGGAGATTGGCCAGTCCATTTATATGCTGGAAGGCATGGTTGCCGACACGTTTAGTATCCTGCTGGAATTTATCTACACGGGTTGTCTCCAGGCCAGTGAGAAAAGTACAGAACAAATCCTGGCTACTGCCCAGTTCTTAAAAGTCTATGACCTGGTAAAGGCTTACACAGACTTTCAAAATAATCATAGCTCCCCAAAGCCACCGACTTTGAACACAGCTGGCGCTCCAGTGGTTGTTATTTCTAATAAGAAAAATGATCATCCAAAGCGGAAACGGGGAAGACCAAGAAAAGTCAACAGTCTGCAGGAGGGGAAATCAGAACTGGCTGCAGAGGAAGAAATACAGCTGAGAGTGAACAATTCAGTTCAGAATAGACAAAACTTTGTGGTTAAAGAGGGAGACGATGGTGTACTGAATGAACAGATTCCAGCAAAAGAATTGGAAGAATCTGAGCCGGCTTGTGAGCCAGGTAGAGGGGAGGAAATGCCAGCTGAAAAAGATGAGAACTGTGATCCCAAGATCCAGGATGGGCAGGACACCCAGAATCGGTGCAGCAAGCGGAGGATTCGGAGGTCCGTCAAACTGAAAGATTATAAACTAGTTGGGGATGAAGACGACCAGGGTTCAGCCAAGAGGGTCTGTGGAAGGAGGAAGCGCCCCGGTGGCCCCGAGGCCCGTTGTAAAGACTGTGGCAAAGTGTTTAAGTATAATCACTTTTTAGCAATCCACCAGAGAAGCCACACGG GACAGAAGTCTTTTACATGTGATCAGTGTGGAAAATATTTCAGCCAGAAAAGACAACTAAAGAGCCATTACCGAGTTCATACAG GCCACTCGTTACCGGAATGTAACCACTGCCGCCGCAAATTCATGGATGTGTCTCAGCTAAAGAAACATCTGCGGACACACACAG GTGAGAAGCCATTTACTTGTGAAATCTGTGGCAAATCTTTCACAGCAAAGAGTTCTCTTCAGACGCACATCAGGATCCATCG aggagaaaagccatattCCTGTACCGTGTGTGGCAAATCCTTCTCTGACTCGAGTGCCAAGAGGAGACACTGCATTCTGCACACGGGCAAAAAGCCTTTCTCCTGCCCTGAGTGTAACTTACAGTTTGCTCGCTTAGACAACTTGAAGGCTCACTTAAAAATTCATAGCAAAGAGAAACACGCGTCCGATGCCAGCAGCGTTTCCGGCAATAGTAATGCTGAAGAGGTCAGGAATATTCTTCAGCTGCAGCCCTATCAACTCTCTACCTCCGGAGAGCAGGAAATTCAGCTTCTTGTAACTGATTCTGTACATAACATCAATTTCATGCCTGGTCCTAGCCAAGGAATCAGCATCGTCACTGCAGAGAGTTCCCAGAACATGACGGCAGACCAGGCTGCTAACCTCACCCTGCTCACGCAGCAGCCAGAGCAACTGCAGAACTTAATTCTTTCAGCTCAACAGGAGCAAACAGAACACATTCAAAGCCTCAATATGATTGAAAGCCAGATGGAACCCTCACAGACCGAGCCAGTGCACGTCATCACACTTTCCAAGGAAACTCTGGAACATCTTCACGCCCATCAAGAGCAAACAGGGGAGCTCCATTTAGCAAGCGCTTCAGATCCGGCTCAGCACCTACAGCTGACACAGGAGCCTGCTCCGCCACCACCCGCCCACCAGGTGCCCCAGTCCACGCCGCTCAGCCAGGAGCAGAGCTGA
- the ZBTB24 gene encoding zinc finger and BTB domain-containing protein 24 isoform X4, whose amino-acid sequence MAETSSEPSGQLVVHSDTHSDTILASFEDQRKKGFLCDITLIVENVHFRAHKALLAASSEYFSMMFAEEGEIGQSIYMLEGMVADTFSILLEFIYTGCLQASEKSTEQILATAQFLKVYDLVKAYTDFQNNHSSPKPPTLNTAGAPVVVISNKKNDHPKRKRGRPRKVNSLQEGKSELAAEEEIQLRVNNSVQNRQNFVVKEGDDGVLNEQIPAKELEESEPACEPGRGEEMPAEKDENCDPKIQDGQDTQNRCSKRRIRRSVKLKDYKLVGDEDDQGSAKRVCGRRKRPGGPEARCKDCGKVFKYNHFLAIHQRSHTGERPFKCNECGKGFAQKHSLQVHTRMHTGERPYTCTVCSKALTTKHSLLEHMSLHSGQKSFTCDQCGKYFSQKRQLKSHYRVHTGHSLPECNHCRRKFMDVSQLKKHLRTHTEEKSHIPVPCVANPSLTRVPRGDTAFCTRAKSLSPALSVTYSLLA is encoded by the exons ATGGCAGAAACATCATCAGAGCCTTCTGGGCAGCTGGTTGTACACTCAGACACTCACAGTGACACCATCCTGGCCAGTTTCGAGGATCAGAGGAAGAAAGGCTTCCTCTGTGACATTACTTTAATCGTGGAGAATGTGCATTTCCGGGCCCACAAAGCCTTACTTGCTGCCAGTAGTGAATACTTCTCAATGATGTTTGCTGAAGAGGGGGAGATTGGCCAGTCCATTTATATGCTGGAAGGCATGGTTGCCGACACGTTTAGTATCCTGCTGGAATTTATCTACACGGGTTGTCTCCAGGCCAGTGAGAAAAGTACAGAACAAATCCTGGCTACTGCCCAGTTCTTAAAAGTCTATGACCTGGTAAAGGCTTACACAGACTTTCAAAATAATCATAGCTCCCCAAAGCCACCGACTTTGAACACAGCTGGCGCTCCAGTGGTTGTTATTTCTAATAAGAAAAATGATCATCCAAAGCGGAAACGGGGAAGACCAAGAAAAGTCAACAGTCTGCAGGAGGGGAAATCAGAACTGGCTGCAGAGGAAGAAATACAGCTGAGAGTGAACAATTCAGTTCAGAATAGACAAAACTTTGTGGTTAAAGAGGGAGACGATGGTGTACTGAATGAACAGATTCCAGCAAAAGAATTGGAAGAATCTGAGCCGGCTTGTGAGCCAGGTAGAGGGGAGGAAATGCCAGCTGAAAAAGATGAGAACTGTGATCCCAAGATCCAGGATGGGCAGGACACCCAGAATCGGTGCAGCAAGCGGAGGATTCGGAGGTCCGTCAAACTGAAAGATTATAAACTAGTTGGGGATGAAGACGACCAGGGTTCAGCCAAGAGGGTCTGTGGAAGGAGGAAGCGCCCCGGTGGCCCCGAGGCCCGTTGTAAAGACTGTGGCAAAGTGTTTAAGTATAATCACTTTTTAGCAATCCACCAGAGAAGCCACACGG GGGAGCGACCTTTCAAATGTAATGAGTGTGGAAAAGGCTTTGCCCAGAAGCACTCCCTGCAGGTCCACACCCGGATGCACACAGGCGAGCGGCCGTACACCTGCACCGTGTGCAGCAAGGCTCTCACCACCAAGCACTCGCTGCTGGAGCACATGAGCCTGCACTCAG GACAGAAGTCTTTTACATGTGATCAGTGTGGAAAATATTTCAGCCAGAAAAGACAACTAAAGAGCCATTACCGAGTTCATACAG GCCACTCGTTACCGGAATGTAACCACTGCCGCCGCAAATTCATGGATGTGTCTCAGCTAAAGAAACATCTGCGGACACACACAG aggagaaaagccatattCCTGTACCGTGTGTGGCAAATCCTTCTCTGACTCGAGTGCCAAGAGGAGACACTGCATTCTGCACACGGGCAAAAAGCCTTTCTCCTGCCCTGAGTGTAACTTACAGTTTGCTCGCTTAG
- the ZBTB24 gene encoding zinc finger and BTB domain-containing protein 24 isoform X5 yields the protein MAETSSEPSGQLVVHSDTHSDTILASFEDQRKKGFLCDITLIVENVHFRAHKALLAASSEYFSMMFAEEGEIGQSIYMLEGMVADTFSILLEFIYTGCLQASEKSTEQILATAQFLKVYDLVKAYTDFQNNHSSPKPPTLNTAGAPVVVISNKKNDHPKRKRGRPRKVNSLQEGKSELAAEEEIQLRVNNSVQNRQNFVVKEGDDGVLNEQIPAKELEESEPACEPGRGEEMPAEKDENCDPKIQDGQDTQNRCSKRRIRRSVKLKDYKLVGDEDDQGSAKRVCGRRKRPGGPEARCKDCGKVFKYNHFLAIHQRSHTGERPFKCNECGKGFAQKHSLQVHTRMHTGERPYTCTVCSKALTTKHSLLEHMSLHSGQKSFTCDQCGKYFSQKRQLKSHYRVHTGHSLPECNHCRRKFMDVSQLKKHLRTHTVPGTGYQALLWALRIQHCLRWTEPLLLRG from the exons ATGGCAGAAACATCATCAGAGCCTTCTGGGCAGCTGGTTGTACACTCAGACACTCACAGTGACACCATCCTGGCCAGTTTCGAGGATCAGAGGAAGAAAGGCTTCCTCTGTGACATTACTTTAATCGTGGAGAATGTGCATTTCCGGGCCCACAAAGCCTTACTTGCTGCCAGTAGTGAATACTTCTCAATGATGTTTGCTGAAGAGGGGGAGATTGGCCAGTCCATTTATATGCTGGAAGGCATGGTTGCCGACACGTTTAGTATCCTGCTGGAATTTATCTACACGGGTTGTCTCCAGGCCAGTGAGAAAAGTACAGAACAAATCCTGGCTACTGCCCAGTTCTTAAAAGTCTATGACCTGGTAAAGGCTTACACAGACTTTCAAAATAATCATAGCTCCCCAAAGCCACCGACTTTGAACACAGCTGGCGCTCCAGTGGTTGTTATTTCTAATAAGAAAAATGATCATCCAAAGCGGAAACGGGGAAGACCAAGAAAAGTCAACAGTCTGCAGGAGGGGAAATCAGAACTGGCTGCAGAGGAAGAAATACAGCTGAGAGTGAACAATTCAGTTCAGAATAGACAAAACTTTGTGGTTAAAGAGGGAGACGATGGTGTACTGAATGAACAGATTCCAGCAAAAGAATTGGAAGAATCTGAGCCGGCTTGTGAGCCAGGTAGAGGGGAGGAAATGCCAGCTGAAAAAGATGAGAACTGTGATCCCAAGATCCAGGATGGGCAGGACACCCAGAATCGGTGCAGCAAGCGGAGGATTCGGAGGTCCGTCAAACTGAAAGATTATAAACTAGTTGGGGATGAAGACGACCAGGGTTCAGCCAAGAGGGTCTGTGGAAGGAGGAAGCGCCCCGGTGGCCCCGAGGCCCGTTGTAAAGACTGTGGCAAAGTGTTTAAGTATAATCACTTTTTAGCAATCCACCAGAGAAGCCACACGG GGGAGCGACCTTTCAAATGTAATGAGTGTGGAAAAGGCTTTGCCCAGAAGCACTCCCTGCAGGTCCACACCCGGATGCACACAGGCGAGCGGCCGTACACCTGCACCGTGTGCAGCAAGGCTCTCACCACCAAGCACTCGCTGCTGGAGCACATGAGCCTGCACTCAG GACAGAAGTCTTTTACATGTGATCAGTGTGGAAAATATTTCAGCCAGAAAAGACAACTAAAGAGCCATTACCGAGTTCATACAG GCCACTCGTTACCGGAATGTAACCACTGCCGCCGCAAATTCATGGATGTGTCTCAGCTAAAGAAACATCTGCGGACACACACAG TACCAGGCACTGGGTACCAGGCCCTGTTGTGGGCCCTGAGGATACAGCACTGCCTGAGATGGACAGAGCCCCTGCTCTTGAGGGGTTAA
- the ZBTB24 gene encoding zinc finger and BTB domain-containing protein 24 isoform X6 has protein sequence MAETSSEPSGQLVVHSDTHSDTILASFEDQRKKGFLCDITLIVENVHFRAHKALLAASSEYFSMMFAEEGEIGQSIYMLEGMVADTFSILLEFIYTGCLQASEKSTEQILATAQFLKVYDLVKAYTDFQNNHSSPKPPTLNTAGAPVVVISNKKNDHPKRKRGRPRKVNSLQEGKSELAAEEEIQLRVNNSVQNRQNFVVKEGDDGVLNEQIPAKELEESEPACEPGRGEEMPAEKDENCDPKIQDGQDTQNRCSKRRIRRSVKLKDYKLVGDEDDQGSAKRVCGRRKRPGGPEARCKDCGKVFKYNHFLAIHQRSHTGERPFKCNECGKGFAQKHSLQVHTRMHTGERPYTCTVCSKALTTKHSLLEHMSLHSGQKSFTCDQCGKYFSQKRQLKSHYRVHTGKCFNTNH, from the exons ATGGCAGAAACATCATCAGAGCCTTCTGGGCAGCTGGTTGTACACTCAGACACTCACAGTGACACCATCCTGGCCAGTTTCGAGGATCAGAGGAAGAAAGGCTTCCTCTGTGACATTACTTTAATCGTGGAGAATGTGCATTTCCGGGCCCACAAAGCCTTACTTGCTGCCAGTAGTGAATACTTCTCAATGATGTTTGCTGAAGAGGGGGAGATTGGCCAGTCCATTTATATGCTGGAAGGCATGGTTGCCGACACGTTTAGTATCCTGCTGGAATTTATCTACACGGGTTGTCTCCAGGCCAGTGAGAAAAGTACAGAACAAATCCTGGCTACTGCCCAGTTCTTAAAAGTCTATGACCTGGTAAAGGCTTACACAGACTTTCAAAATAATCATAGCTCCCCAAAGCCACCGACTTTGAACACAGCTGGCGCTCCAGTGGTTGTTATTTCTAATAAGAAAAATGATCATCCAAAGCGGAAACGGGGAAGACCAAGAAAAGTCAACAGTCTGCAGGAGGGGAAATCAGAACTGGCTGCAGAGGAAGAAATACAGCTGAGAGTGAACAATTCAGTTCAGAATAGACAAAACTTTGTGGTTAAAGAGGGAGACGATGGTGTACTGAATGAACAGATTCCAGCAAAAGAATTGGAAGAATCTGAGCCGGCTTGTGAGCCAGGTAGAGGGGAGGAAATGCCAGCTGAAAAAGATGAGAACTGTGATCCCAAGATCCAGGATGGGCAGGACACCCAGAATCGGTGCAGCAAGCGGAGGATTCGGAGGTCCGTCAAACTGAAAGATTATAAACTAGTTGGGGATGAAGACGACCAGGGTTCAGCCAAGAGGGTCTGTGGAAGGAGGAAGCGCCCCGGTGGCCCCGAGGCCCGTTGTAAAGACTGTGGCAAAGTGTTTAAGTATAATCACTTTTTAGCAATCCACCAGAGAAGCCACACGG GGGAGCGACCTTTCAAATGTAATGAGTGTGGAAAAGGCTTTGCCCAGAAGCACTCCCTGCAGGTCCACACCCGGATGCACACAGGCGAGCGGCCGTACACCTGCACCGTGTGCAGCAAGGCTCTCACCACCAAGCACTCGCTGCTGGAGCACATGAGCCTGCACTCAG GACAGAAGTCTTTTACATGTGATCAGTGTGGAAAATATTTCAGCCAGAAAAGACAACTAAAGAGCCATTACCGAGTTCATACAG GGAAGTGCTTTAACacaaatcactga